In Arthrobacter sp. B3I4, the following proteins share a genomic window:
- a CDS encoding nitroreductase family protein: MEFLDVVFNRKTTNGPFLPDKVSEEHQQLLMKVAAAAPSQFNSQPWRFVLIEERETIDRIAEISGASMTKVMAEGTFFERYKKYFRFSRDEMEEKRSGMLFDQLPALLRPFTKRVFTPSGQSLMNRLRVPRTLGEENRKLVAGSPLLVGVLLDRAEYRPGQLSAFYSVFSMGAAMENLWLTTVELGMGIQFVSFPMEAPENWKRIEELLQVPADLELMAVYRLGYLPETQRRPAIDWSSRERKRISQYVFRGTCAVPQSGWDGPS; the protein is encoded by the coding sequence ATGGAGTTTCTAGATGTTGTTTTCAACCGGAAGACCACCAACGGGCCCTTTCTGCCGGACAAAGTCAGCGAAGAACACCAGCAACTGCTGATGAAGGTGGCTGCGGCGGCGCCGTCGCAGTTCAACAGCCAGCCGTGGCGGTTTGTGCTCATTGAGGAGCGCGAGACCATCGACAGGATCGCTGAAATCAGCGGGGCCAGCATGACCAAAGTGATGGCCGAGGGGACCTTCTTCGAGCGCTACAAGAAGTACTTCCGCTTCAGCCGTGACGAGATGGAGGAGAAGCGCAGCGGGATGCTTTTCGACCAGTTGCCGGCGCTGCTGCGACCGTTCACGAAGAGGGTGTTCACGCCGTCGGGGCAGTCACTGATGAATAGGCTGCGGGTTCCGCGGACCCTGGGCGAGGAAAACCGCAAACTGGTGGCGGGCTCGCCGCTGCTGGTGGGGGTGCTGCTGGACCGTGCCGAGTACCGGCCGGGGCAGCTCTCGGCCTTCTACTCCGTCTTCAGCATGGGCGCGGCAATGGAGAACCTCTGGCTGACCACTGTGGAGCTCGGGATGGGCATCCAATTTGTGTCCTTCCCGATGGAGGCGCCGGAGAACTGGAAGCGCATCGAGGAACTGCTGCAGGTTCCGGCGGACCTTGAGCTGATGGCCGTGTACCGCCTGGGTTATCTGCCGGAAACCCAGAGGCGGCCGGCCATCGACTGGTCCAGCCGGGAGCGGAAGCGGATCTCCCAATACGTCTTCCGCGGAACCTGCGCCGTTCCCCAGTCCGGGTGGGACGGGCCTTCTTAA
- a CDS encoding alpha/beta fold hydrolase gives MEATVRGVTVHYAEFGSGTPVLALHGAGVDHREVAGALEPMFSAASGFRRLYPDLPGMGRTPAPETVASNDEVVEVLLDFIDDVVGSEPLLVLGHSYGGYLARAIAQHRPEQVIGLALVCPIGAQTRNVPDHEVLVSSADLAIDLGPELEASYRGYFVIQTPETLSRFRDLVAPAVPLVDEAALMRIFSRWELRHPETGNPYPHPALILAGRQDSTAGYSGPADLARHYPRCTFAVLDHAGHALLHEQPALAQALIVDWLAGVHDRND, from the coding sequence ATGGAGGCCACGGTCCGCGGAGTGACTGTGCATTACGCCGAATTCGGCAGCGGTACGCCGGTTTTGGCGTTGCACGGTGCCGGTGTGGACCACCGCGAAGTCGCCGGCGCCCTCGAGCCGATGTTCAGTGCCGCTTCTGGCTTCCGGCGGCTCTATCCGGACCTGCCGGGAATGGGCCGGACCCCGGCGCCCGAGACGGTTGCCAGCAACGATGAAGTCGTGGAGGTTCTACTCGACTTCATTGACGACGTCGTCGGGTCTGAACCGCTTCTTGTCCTGGGCCACTCCTACGGCGGGTACCTGGCCCGTGCCATTGCGCAACACCGGCCCGAGCAGGTGATCGGGCTTGCGCTGGTCTGCCCGATCGGTGCCCAGACCCGCAACGTGCCCGACCACGAGGTCCTGGTGTCGTCCGCCGACCTGGCCATCGACCTCGGCCCGGAACTCGAGGCTTCGTACCGGGGCTACTTCGTTATCCAAACCCCTGAAACGCTGAGCCGGTTCCGTGATCTTGTGGCTCCGGCAGTACCCCTTGTTGATGAAGCTGCCCTGATGCGGATCTTTTCCCGCTGGGAACTGCGGCACCCGGAAACCGGGAACCCCTACCCTCATCCCGCCCTCATTCTGGCCGGACGGCAGGACTCAACCGCGGGCTACTCCGGTCCGGCGGACCTGGCCCGGCACTACCCCCGCTGCACGTTCGCTGTCCTCGACCATGCCGGCCACGCGCTGCTGCATGAGCAGCCCGCCCTGGCTCAAGCCCTGATCGTTGACTGGCTCGCGGGGGTGCATGACCGGAACGACTGA
- a CDS encoding cytochrome b/b6 domain-containing protein — MSYPRRPSRASPGGAQWTHFLNIFLMVLIIRSGYQVRTQQKPPAYWTPKRGGKKISITLWLHQSLDILWLANGLIFAVLLFSSGHWMRIVPTSWEVFPNAASALLQYMTLSWPVETGWVNYNSLQQLMYFIVVFIAAPIAAVTGARMSEFWPKDAKTLNRIYPVEAARALHFPTMLFFVLFILIHVFLVFATGALRNLNHMFAGTDEVNWVGFWLFAAAIALTAAGWFAARPIVLAPLARLFGKVSSR, encoded by the coding sequence ATGAGCTACCCGCGGCGGCCCAGCCGGGCTTCCCCTGGTGGGGCGCAATGGACACACTTCCTGAACATCTTCCTGATGGTGCTCATCATCCGCTCCGGCTACCAGGTGCGCACCCAGCAGAAGCCGCCCGCCTATTGGACGCCGAAACGCGGCGGCAAGAAAATCAGCATCACGCTGTGGCTGCACCAGAGCCTCGACATCCTGTGGCTGGCTAATGGGCTGATCTTCGCGGTGTTGCTGTTCTCGTCCGGGCACTGGATGCGGATCGTGCCGACCAGCTGGGAGGTTTTCCCCAACGCGGCGTCGGCACTGCTGCAGTACATGACGCTCAGTTGGCCGGTGGAGACCGGCTGGGTCAACTACAACAGCCTGCAGCAGCTCATGTACTTCATCGTGGTGTTCATCGCGGCCCCGATCGCGGCGGTCACGGGGGCGCGGATGAGCGAGTTCTGGCCCAAGGACGCGAAGACGCTGAACCGGATCTACCCGGTGGAGGCCGCCCGTGCGCTGCACTTCCCGACGATGCTGTTCTTCGTGCTGTTCATCCTCATCCACGTGTTCCTGGTCTTCGCGACCGGGGCGCTGCGGAACCTGAACCACATGTTCGCGGGCACCGACGAGGTGAACTGGGTTGGGTTTTGGCTCTTCGCAGCCGCCATCGCTCTCACCGCGGCCGGCTGGTTCGCCGCCCGGCCAATCGTGCTCGCGCCCCTTGCGAGGCTGTTCGGGAAAGTGAGCAGCCGCTAG
- a CDS encoding electron transfer flavoprotein subunit alpha/FixB family protein, with the protein MTEFPQNAILVVVEARASGELEQAAAGLFGAAAGAGTPVALVLAAPGAGKAAAAEAASLGAVRVLIAETPDPAVLGVPGVDALASAAEQVQPDAILLSHSLDGRDLAGRYAARTRTAVCVDAVGVSRDEEGVVANHSVYGGAYNVTSTATFGPPVITIRQGAVEARAEAQPETSETLSVTPSGKPAARIDSFDEETAVATRPELRGAAKVVAGGRGLASKEQFALVEQLADTLGAAVGASRAAVDAGYIPHAHQVGQTGVSVSSQLYIALGISGAIQHRAGMQTAKTIVAVNKDADAPIFEIADFGVVGDVFKVVPQLISALEARKK; encoded by the coding sequence ATGACTGAATTTCCTCAAAACGCCATCCTCGTCGTCGTCGAAGCCCGGGCTTCCGGTGAACTCGAGCAAGCGGCCGCCGGACTGTTCGGCGCTGCCGCTGGAGCCGGCACCCCTGTTGCCTTGGTCCTGGCCGCACCCGGCGCCGGAAAGGCCGCCGCCGCGGAAGCCGCGTCTCTGGGTGCCGTTCGCGTCCTGATCGCCGAGACTCCGGATCCTGCCGTTCTGGGCGTCCCGGGCGTCGATGCGCTTGCCTCCGCCGCGGAACAGGTGCAGCCGGACGCAATCCTGCTTTCACATTCCCTGGACGGCCGCGACCTCGCGGGCCGGTATGCAGCCCGGACGCGGACGGCGGTCTGCGTCGATGCGGTCGGCGTCTCCCGTGATGAAGAGGGCGTCGTAGCCAACCACTCGGTGTACGGGGGCGCGTACAACGTGACCTCGACGGCGACCTTCGGGCCGCCGGTGATCACCATTCGTCAGGGCGCCGTCGAGGCCCGGGCCGAGGCCCAGCCGGAAACGTCGGAGACCCTCTCCGTGACACCGTCCGGAAAACCGGCCGCACGGATTGATTCATTCGACGAGGAGACAGCCGTCGCCACCCGGCCGGAACTGCGCGGCGCAGCGAAGGTTGTTGCCGGTGGCCGGGGCCTGGCCTCCAAAGAACAGTTCGCCCTCGTTGAACAGCTGGCCGACACGCTGGGCGCCGCCGTGGGCGCCTCGCGTGCCGCCGTCGACGCCGGCTACATCCCGCACGCGCACCAAGTGGGCCAGACCGGGGTATCCGTGTCCTCGCAGCTGTATATCGCCCTGGGCATTTCCGGTGCGATCCAGCACCGGGCCGGCATGCAGACAGCCAAGACCATCGTGGCCGTGAACAAGGACGCCGACGCGCCGATCTTCGAGATCGCCGACTTCGGCGTGGTGGGCGACGTCTTCAAGGTGGTCCCCCAGCTGATTAGCGCCCTCGAGGCCCGGAAGAAGTAG
- a CDS encoding electron transfer flavoprotein subunit beta/FixA family protein → MKIVVLVKEVPDTYGDRKLSLETGLADRDASEIVIDEICERALELALAYADANQGTDVVVLSLAPDGATATIRKGLAMGAGSAIHICDEALRGADLGLTAETLAAAIRRAGFDLVVAGNASTDGSGGMMPAMVAELLDVPLVSGLSSVEINEGGVSGTRVVESGVQQVSASLPAVISITEALPGPRFPNFKGIMAAKKKPLETLNLADLGVTADDPDTARSIMLAVAEKPPRAAGVKIVDEGDAGEKLANFLIENRLA, encoded by the coding sequence ATGAAGATCGTTGTCCTCGTCAAGGAAGTCCCCGATACCTACGGGGACCGAAAATTGAGCCTCGAAACGGGCCTCGCTGACCGGGACGCCAGCGAGATCGTCATTGATGAGATCTGTGAGCGGGCCCTGGAGCTGGCGCTGGCTTACGCGGACGCGAACCAGGGCACCGACGTCGTCGTCCTCTCGCTGGCCCCCGACGGCGCCACGGCGACGATACGGAAAGGCCTTGCGATGGGCGCGGGAAGCGCCATCCACATCTGTGACGAGGCGCTTCGCGGTGCGGACCTTGGCCTGACCGCCGAGACCCTGGCCGCAGCGATCCGCCGCGCCGGGTTCGACCTGGTGGTCGCCGGGAACGCTTCCACCGACGGTTCCGGCGGCATGATGCCGGCAATGGTGGCGGAATTACTGGACGTGCCGCTGGTTTCCGGGCTGAGTTCAGTCGAGATCAACGAAGGCGGGGTGTCCGGCACCAGGGTAGTCGAGTCAGGTGTGCAGCAGGTCTCTGCCTCCCTGCCTGCCGTCATTTCCATTACCGAGGCGCTACCCGGGCCGCGTTTCCCGAACTTCAAGGGCATTATGGCCGCTAAGAAGAAGCCGCTGGAGACGCTGAACCTCGCGGACCTGGGTGTGACAGCCGACGACCCGGACACCGCGCGGTCCATCATGCTGGCCGTTGCAGAGAAGCCGCCGCGGGCCGCGGGGGTCAAGATCGTTGACGAGGGCGACGCCGGTGAGAAGCTTGCCAATTTCCTGATCGAAAACCGACTGGCGTAA
- a CDS encoding S-layer homology domain-containing protein, with amino-acid sequence MSKFADVPTWRTFYKEISWLADQKITTGWDEGNGVVTFRPTQVVLRDQMAAFLYRAAGSPEYVAPATSMFSDVPTWHTFYKQISWLAERHITTGWDLGGGNVVFRPEWGVQRDQSAAFIYRMKYPPA; translated from the coding sequence GTGTCAAAGTTCGCGGACGTCCCGACTTGGCGCACCTTCTACAAGGAGATTTCCTGGCTGGCAGACCAGAAGATTACGACCGGTTGGGATGAGGGCAACGGCGTCGTCACATTCCGTCCGACGCAGGTTGTCCTCCGCGACCAGATGGCCGCATTCCTGTACCGGGCCGCTGGTTCACCGGAGTATGTCGCTCCCGCAACGTCCATGTTCTCGGACGTTCCCACCTGGCATACCTTCTATAAGCAGATCTCCTGGTTGGCGGAGCGGCACATCACCACCGGTTGGGACCTCGGCGGCGGCAACGTCGTGTTCCGTCCGGAGTGGGGCGTCCAGCGCGACCAGTCCGCGGCCTTCATCTACCGGATGAAGTACCCCCCGGCCTAG
- a CDS encoding S-layer homology domain-containing protein, which yields MKRTVRWLSQVLTAAMVLAGFVLGSTSTATAASDSGYPGASYAGVNNPPTSDKPQSKLWWNDGSWWADMWTTGTGWTIHRLDVPSKTWVSTGVTNDTRATTLADTMWDGTHLYIASHVAAVSGDTTPVQSDPGQARLYRYSYAGGKYTLDSGFPTVITNNSSESMTIDKDSTGAIWATWTQVAWNATDGYTSKVYVNRSAPGGTGWLTPFVLPVSNPNLAPDDISAIVAYGSNKIGVMWSDQLTGAVRWATHTDGTSPTASSSWKAQDAVKGNQVADDHVSVKTLQSDRSGRVFAAIKTSYNNTAGEQSAAELMLLVFKPGTGAFTSSTIATVDDCVTRPQIVLDTESNTIHAFHTGPASDVQSCDFSGTPGAIYEKTASMDNPVFSKGRGTPIIEDSASASMNDVTTSKQSVNSTTGLVVLASNEATKRYWFAYRTLGDPPYTPPAVSPFADVATWHTFYKEIAWLADRKITTGWEQGDGTVLFQPSWEVQRGPDGSVPLPSGRVAGLHPACGVKVRGRPDLAHLLQGDFLAGRPEDYDRLG from the coding sequence ATGAAACGTACCGTCCGCTGGCTCAGCCAGGTCCTGACCGCAGCGATGGTGCTGGCCGGGTTCGTCCTGGGGAGCACCAGCACCGCCACCGCAGCTTCCGATTCCGGTTATCCCGGCGCCAGCTATGCCGGGGTTAACAACCCGCCGACCTCCGACAAACCACAGAGCAAGCTCTGGTGGAATGACGGTTCCTGGTGGGCGGACATGTGGACCACCGGCACTGGCTGGACCATCCACCGCCTCGACGTTCCGTCCAAGACCTGGGTCAGCACCGGGGTCACCAACGACACCCGCGCCACGACCCTCGCGGACACCATGTGGGACGGCACCCACTTGTACATCGCATCACATGTTGCCGCAGTCTCGGGTGATACCACACCGGTGCAGTCAGATCCAGGACAGGCCAGGCTTTACCGCTACAGCTACGCCGGCGGAAAGTACACGCTGGACAGCGGCTTTCCGACCGTCATCACGAACAACAGCAGTGAGTCGATGACGATCGACAAGGACAGCACCGGGGCAATCTGGGCCACCTGGACGCAGGTCGCCTGGAACGCGACGGACGGTTACACCAGCAAGGTTTACGTTAATCGCTCCGCGCCCGGTGGCACGGGCTGGCTTACGCCCTTCGTGCTGCCCGTCTCCAACCCGAACCTGGCCCCGGACGACATCTCGGCGATCGTCGCCTACGGCAGCAACAAAATCGGGGTGATGTGGAGCGACCAGCTCACCGGAGCCGTACGGTGGGCGACCCACACCGACGGCACCAGCCCCACGGCTTCGTCCTCGTGGAAGGCCCAGGACGCTGTGAAGGGCAACCAAGTCGCCGACGACCACGTGAGCGTCAAAACCCTACAGTCCGACCGTTCCGGCCGCGTCTTCGCTGCCATCAAGACCAGCTACAACAACACCGCCGGCGAGCAGAGCGCGGCGGAGCTTATGTTGCTGGTCTTCAAGCCCGGGACCGGAGCGTTTACGTCCTCGACCATTGCCACGGTGGACGACTGCGTGACCCGCCCCCAGATCGTCCTCGATACTGAGTCGAACACCATCCATGCCTTCCACACAGGACCGGCATCCGATGTGCAGAGCTGCGACTTCTCCGGAACGCCCGGCGCGATCTACGAGAAGACCGCTTCCATGGACAACCCGGTCTTTTCAAAGGGCCGCGGCACGCCGATCATCGAGGACAGCGCGTCCGCAAGTATGAACGACGTGACCACCAGCAAGCAGAGCGTCAACAGCACAACCGGCCTGGTGGTGCTGGCAAGCAACGAGGCCACCAAGCGTTACTGGTTCGCCTACCGGACGCTCGGCGACCCGCCCTACACCCCGCCGGCCGTGTCTCCGTTTGCGGATGTGGCGACCTGGCACACCTTCTACAAGGAAATCGCCTGGCTGGCAGACCGGAAGATCACCACGGGCTGGGAGCAGGGCGACGGCACCGTGTTGTTCCAGCCTTCCTGGGAGGTCCAGCGGGGACCAGATGGCAGCGTTCCTCTACCGTCGGGCCGGGTCGCCGGACTACACCCCGCCTGCGGTGTCAAAGTTCGCGGACGTCCCGACTTGGCGCACCTTCTACAAGGAGATTTCCTGGCTGGCAGACCAGAAGATTACGACCGGTTGGGATGA
- a CDS encoding ABC transporter permease has product MTLDESLRTALGVVILIGMATTVLMGARVAAPWSAALAVARGVVQLAAISFVLSGVIESPWLVAAALAVMFTVAAATSARRLGSLRSRFLPVATCMAAGVLATGAVVFATGAIAFIPRYILAIGGIVIGNAMTIATLSGRRFVELVNDRWEEVEGWLALGARPRQATADPVRRAISAALVPTVDQTKTTGLVTLPGAFVGAIFGGVSPLEAGRFQIVVLAAIIAAGSLVAVGLTAWLAPVQVRPEPL; this is encoded by the coding sequence ATGACGTTGGACGAGTCCCTCCGGACGGCCCTCGGCGTCGTCATCCTCATCGGGATGGCGACGACCGTACTGATGGGCGCGCGGGTCGCGGCGCCGTGGTCGGCCGCGTTGGCCGTCGCCCGGGGAGTGGTGCAACTCGCCGCCATCAGCTTCGTCTTATCCGGCGTCATCGAGTCACCGTGGCTGGTCGCGGCCGCCCTTGCCGTCATGTTCACCGTTGCGGCCGCGACGTCGGCGCGGCGTCTGGGGTCGCTCCGGTCCAGGTTCCTCCCCGTTGCAACGTGCATGGCCGCGGGCGTCCTGGCCACGGGCGCCGTCGTGTTCGCCACCGGGGCGATCGCTTTCATTCCGCGATACATTCTTGCGATCGGCGGGATTGTGATCGGGAATGCGATGACAATCGCAACCCTGTCCGGCCGCCGCTTCGTCGAACTGGTCAACGACCGGTGGGAAGAGGTCGAGGGATGGCTCGCCCTGGGCGCACGGCCACGGCAGGCGACGGCGGACCCGGTCCGGCGGGCCATTTCCGCGGCCCTCGTTCCCACTGTTGATCAGACCAAGACCACCGGGCTCGTCACGCTTCCCGGCGCGTTCGTCGGAGCGATTTTCGGCGGTGTCTCACCGCTGGAGGCAGGACGGTTCCAGATTGTGGTCCTCGCGGCCATCATCGCCGCCGGCAGCCTCGTCGCCGTCGGGCTCACCGCCTGGCTCGCTCCGGTGCAGGTCCGCCCCGAACCACTCTGA